Proteins encoded together in one Desulfosporosinus meridiei DSM 13257 window:
- the argJ gene encoding bifunctional glutamate N-acetyltransferase/amino-acid acetyltransferase ArgJ, with product MDDTKKAWKLINGGIAAPKGFYAVGVQAEIKYKDKFDVALIFSDVQAQAAGVYTRNIVKAHPLYLTQRHLKNGLARAIVVNSGNANACVGEFGDQTAQAMAEVAGTFLAIPPEDVLVASTGVIGVKMPIDRVLNGIRVASSLLLNHVVKGIRGQKEEADQAAHQAALAIMTTDTMVKEYAYELPCSQGGVIRLGAIAKGSGMIHPNMGTMLGFITTDAFLSSEELQQILREAVDESFNMVTVDGDTSTNDMVLLMANGASGITLNGADRANFVQMVNSMCIELAKDIARDGEGASKLMEVSVSEAKTKEDARKIARSICGSSLVKAALFGEDANWGRILTAAGYSGAGFDPNKVDVYLGDLMVAQGGKGIDFSEDKAKTILELKEVKISLNLHDGKEKATAWGCDLTHEYVTINGSYRT from the coding sequence GTGGATGATACGAAGAAAGCTTGGAAGTTGATTAACGGTGGTATAGCTGCCCCAAAAGGGTTTTATGCAGTCGGTGTCCAAGCTGAAATAAAATATAAAGACAAGTTTGATGTAGCCCTTATTTTTTCCGATGTGCAAGCTCAGGCAGCGGGAGTATATACCCGTAATATTGTTAAAGCCCATCCCCTTTATTTAACCCAGCGTCATCTGAAAAATGGATTAGCTCGAGCTATTGTTGTCAATAGCGGAAATGCCAATGCCTGTGTTGGAGAATTTGGTGACCAAACTGCCCAGGCAATGGCTGAAGTAGCAGGGACTTTTTTAGCAATACCACCGGAGGATGTGCTTGTTGCTTCAACAGGCGTAATTGGGGTTAAGATGCCGATTGATCGAGTCTTGAATGGTATAAGGGTGGCTAGTTCCTTGTTGCTCAATCATGTTGTCAAGGGAATCCGTGGTCAGAAGGAGGAAGCAGATCAAGCAGCACACCAAGCCGCGCTTGCCATTATGACAACGGATACAATGGTAAAGGAATACGCCTACGAACTTCCTTGTTCTCAGGGCGGAGTCATTCGCTTAGGGGCAATTGCCAAAGGATCAGGAATGATCCATCCTAACATGGGGACAATGTTAGGTTTCATAACAACCGATGCCTTCCTTTCTTCGGAGGAATTGCAACAGATTTTGCGGGAAGCGGTTGATGAAAGCTTCAATATGGTGACTGTTGATGGAGATACAAGCACAAATGATATGGTTCTTTTAATGGCTAATGGAGCATCAGGGATCACTCTGAACGGGGCAGACAGGGCCAATTTTGTGCAAATGGTAAATTCAATGTGCATCGAGCTAGCTAAAGATATAGCCCGAGACGGAGAAGGAGCCAGCAAGTTAATGGAAGTATCAGTTTCGGAAGCTAAAACGAAAGAGGATGCGCGTAAAATTGCTCGGAGTATTTGTGGCTCTAGTTTAGTTAAGGCAGCACTTTTTGGAGAAGATGCGAACTGGGGTCGAATCTTAACCGCTGCCGGATATTCGGGAGCAGGGTTTGATCCCAATAAAGTTGATGTTTATTTAGGAGATCTTATGGTTGCTCAGGGTGGAAAAGGAATTGACTTTTCTGAAGACAAGGCTAAAACAATTTTAGAATTAAAAGAAGTTAAAATAAGTTTGAATCTTCACGATGGGAAAGAAAAGGCAACAGCATGGGGTTGTGATCTTACCCATGAGTACGTGACAATAAATGGGAGTTATAGAACTTAA
- the carA gene encoding glutamine-hydrolyzing carbamoyl-phosphate synthase small subunit — MKAALVLETGKILLGESFGAAGETFGEVVFNTGMTGYQEVLTDPSYAGQIVCMTYPLIGNYGINRVDDQSEKPQVQGFIVKEAARNPSHWQMEKNLSRTLAQSGVVGIKGIDTRALTRIIREHGVLRGIITTELEGLQEIVSRLNTLSVPTDVVARVSTPKTYTLPPISREKEILHVVVMDFGIKRNILQAMQESGFRLTVVPHNTPTEKILNLQPDGVFLSNGPGDPKEVATGIKTIQGLVGERPIFGICLGHQLLSLALGGDTYKMKFGHRGGNQPVQDLTTKRVTITSQNHGYAISEKSLEQTPLYITHRNLNDQSIEGVKHRNLPVFSVQYHPEAGPGPSESLYLFDEFAQLMQEWRAGYAS; from the coding sequence ATGAAAGCGGCACTCGTACTTGAGACCGGGAAAATTTTATTGGGAGAGTCTTTTGGAGCAGCAGGAGAGACTTTTGGAGAAGTCGTCTTTAACACGGGAATGACTGGTTATCAAGAAGTGTTAACCGATCCGTCATATGCTGGGCAAATAGTGTGTATGACCTATCCGCTCATTGGCAACTATGGTATCAACAGAGTTGATGATCAATCAGAAAAACCTCAGGTTCAAGGATTTATAGTAAAAGAAGCTGCTCGTAATCCAAGCCATTGGCAAATGGAAAAAAATCTTTCCAGGACATTGGCACAATCTGGAGTTGTAGGGATTAAGGGCATTGACACTCGTGCGTTAACTCGAATTATACGAGAACACGGAGTGTTACGTGGGATAATTACTACTGAATTAGAAGGTTTGCAGGAAATCGTCTCACGCTTAAACACCTTGTCTGTTCCTACGGATGTTGTAGCGAGAGTCAGTACCCCAAAGACCTATACACTCCCTCCTATATCAAGGGAGAAAGAGATATTGCATGTCGTGGTTATGGATTTTGGAATTAAGAGAAACATTTTGCAGGCAATGCAAGAAAGTGGCTTTCGTCTGACGGTTGTTCCCCATAATACCCCCACCGAGAAAATCCTAAATCTACAACCAGATGGTGTCTTTCTTTCCAATGGGCCAGGGGATCCTAAGGAGGTTGCAACAGGGATAAAAACAATTCAAGGATTAGTGGGTGAACGTCCTATCTTCGGTATTTGTTTAGGGCATCAGCTTCTATCCCTGGCCCTAGGGGGAGATACATATAAGATGAAGTTTGGACATCGGGGCGGTAATCAACCGGTACAAGACTTAACGACTAAGCGAGTGACTATTACTTCGCAGAATCATGGTTATGCTATTTCAGAAAAAAGTTTGGAGCAAACTCCACTCTATATAACCCATCGCAACCTTAATGATCAAAGTATTGAAGGGGTAAAACACCGTAATTTACCGGTCTTTTCAGTTCAATACCATCCGGAAGCCGGGCCCGGACCCAGTGAATCCCTCTATCTTTTTGATGAATTTGCACAATTGATGCAGGAATGGAGGGCTGGTTATGCCTCTTAA
- the argB gene encoding acetylglutamate kinase, protein MTPMEQGLGKARVLVEALPYIQKFAGKTVVIKYGGHAMVDPILKESVMLDILLLHSVGIRPVLVHGGGPEINSMLKKVGIESQFVQGLRVTDAQTMEIAQMVLLGKLNTEMVSLLNRFGGKSVGLSGKDANLLMAVKKPMQMPNSSGEMENIDLGLVGQIQSVTPDILNTLLGQGYIPVISPVASGEAGETFNVNADTAAGKIAEALKADKLLLLTDVRGILREVSNTDSLISTISRGEVETLKAQGILSGGMLPKVECAISALDGGVGSVHILDGRLSHAILLELFTDGGIGTMFKGDA, encoded by the coding sequence ATGACCCCGATGGAACAAGGATTAGGAAAAGCTCGTGTTTTAGTAGAAGCCCTTCCCTATATCCAGAAATTTGCGGGAAAGACCGTGGTAATTAAGTATGGGGGCCATGCTATGGTTGATCCCATTTTGAAAGAGTCGGTAATGTTAGATATTCTTCTTTTACATTCTGTAGGAATTCGCCCGGTCCTTGTACATGGTGGAGGACCGGAGATAAATTCTATGTTGAAGAAGGTGGGAATTGAAAGCCAATTTGTCCAAGGATTAAGAGTAACAGATGCCCAGACTATGGAGATTGCGCAAATGGTCTTACTTGGCAAGCTAAATACTGAGATGGTCTCTCTTCTCAATCGGTTTGGAGGGAAGAGTGTGGGGTTGTCCGGGAAGGATGCTAATTTGCTTATGGCTGTAAAGAAACCGATGCAAATGCCTAATAGTTCGGGTGAAATGGAAAATATTGACTTAGGACTTGTGGGCCAAATTCAAAGTGTTACCCCGGATATTTTAAATACTTTGCTGGGACAGGGTTACATTCCAGTCATCTCTCCGGTGGCCAGTGGGGAAGCAGGGGAAACCTTTAATGTTAATGCCGATACTGCCGCGGGGAAAATTGCTGAAGCCCTTAAAGCTGATAAATTGCTGCTATTAACGGATGTGCGTGGAATCTTAAGAGAGGTTTCTAATACAGACTCTCTAATTTCAACGATTTCCAGGGGGGAAGTAGAGACCCTGAAAGCTCAAGGGATCCTGAGCGGAGGAATGTTGCCTAAGGTTGAATGTGCAATCTCGGCCTTAGACGGCGGAGTTGGCAGTGTACATATCCTGGATGGTCGGCTAAGTCACGCAATTTTACTGGAATTGTTTACAGACGGTGGAATTGGCACGATGTTCAAAGGGGATGCTTAG
- a CDS encoding acetylornithine transaminase, with protein MLEGITSEAIVERGKKVVMNTYGRLPMTMVKGEGAWVWDSDGKQYLDFVTGLAVNSLGHSHPAIVRTIQEQAKEILHTSNIYWIPNQVALAERLVKHSFADKVFFCNSGAEANEAAFKLARKYAKKNFGEHKYEVVSLENSFHGRTLATLTLTGQTKYQQGFNPLPNGFSYAALNDIEDLRSKINNNTAAVFIEPIQGEGGVIPASAEFLQEARTLCDQFGALLIFDEVQCGVGRTGKLFAYEWSGVVPDIMTLAKALGGGVPIGAMLASDKVAQAFQPGDHASTFGGNPLATAVGCAVLDIMLEEGFFEGVKERSEYFRQGLENLAQKYQTGGSVRGQGFILGWPVSKLGPEIVETCLQNGLLINCVGGKILRFLPPLIVEKPVIDKALGILDDVLAEIW; from the coding sequence ATGTTAGAGGGTATTACTAGTGAAGCGATTGTAGAGCGGGGAAAAAAGGTCGTAATGAATACCTATGGCCGCTTACCCATGACCATGGTCAAAGGAGAAGGGGCCTGGGTTTGGGATTCGGATGGCAAGCAATATTTAGACTTTGTGACGGGTTTGGCCGTTAATTCCTTGGGGCATAGCCACCCTGCGATAGTTCGCACTATCCAAGAGCAGGCTAAAGAAATACTGCACACTTCAAATATTTACTGGATTCCAAATCAAGTTGCTTTGGCAGAACGCTTGGTGAAGCATTCCTTTGCCGATAAGGTATTCTTTTGCAATAGCGGTGCTGAGGCTAATGAGGCGGCCTTTAAACTTGCTCGCAAATATGCTAAGAAGAATTTTGGGGAGCACAAATATGAGGTAGTTTCACTGGAAAACTCTTTTCACGGGCGAACATTAGCTACCCTTACCCTTACTGGTCAAACAAAATACCAGCAAGGATTTAATCCCCTCCCTAATGGCTTCAGCTATGCAGCCTTAAACGATATTGAAGATCTACGGTCAAAGATTAATAATAATACCGCAGCGGTTTTTATTGAGCCTATTCAAGGCGAAGGCGGGGTGATCCCCGCTTCGGCAGAGTTCCTTCAAGAGGCACGGACTTTATGTGATCAGTTTGGAGCGTTGCTGATATTTGATGAGGTTCAGTGTGGTGTCGGACGAACCGGAAAGCTCTTTGCCTATGAGTGGAGCGGAGTGGTTCCGGATATTATGACTTTAGCTAAAGCTTTAGGGGGCGGAGTGCCGATTGGGGCAATGTTAGCCTCAGATAAAGTAGCGCAAGCTTTTCAGCCCGGAGACCATGCTTCAACCTTCGGAGGAAATCCGCTAGCCACGGCAGTGGGTTGTGCTGTGTTAGATATAATGCTCGAAGAGGGTTTCTTCGAAGGAGTTAAAGAACGTTCCGAGTATTTTCGTCAGGGACTCGAGAATTTAGCCCAAAAATATCAAACAGGTGGATCGGTTCGAGGCCAGGGATTTATCTTAGGATGGCCAGTGTCTAAGCTGGGCCCCGAAATTGTGGAGACTTGTTTGCAGAACGGACTGCTAATCAATTGTGTTGGAGGAAAGATCTTACGTTTCTTGCCCCCTCTTATTGTAGAAAAACCAGTCATTGATAAAGCCTTAGGGATTTTAGATGATGTCCTAGCTGAAATTTGGTAG